In Helicobacter pylori, a single genomic region encodes these proteins:
- a CDS encoding Bax inhibitor-1/YccA family protein, whose protein sequence is MALYDRANSRNAYAEDSLLHESELVGFVKTTYKFFAGSLLLATIGALLGLMNFQAVVQYKWVFFIAEIAAFFGLMFSKSKPGLNLFMLFAFTSLSGVTLVPLLGMVIAKAGLGAIWQALGMTTIVFGLMSVYALKTKNDLANMGKMLFIALIVVVVCSLINLFLGSPMFQVVIAGASTILFSLYIAYDTQNIVKGMYDSPIDAAVSLYLDFLNVFISILQIIGIFSDRDK, encoded by the coding sequence ATGGCATTGTATGACAGAGCTAATTCTCGTAACGCGTATGCAGAAGATTCTTTATTGCATGAAAGCGAGCTGGTGGGTTTTGTTAAAACGACTTACAAGTTCTTTGCGGGTAGTTTGTTACTAGCGACTATCGGGGCGTTACTGGGTTTAATGAACTTTCAAGCCGTAGTGCAGTATAAATGGGTGTTTTTTATCGCTGAAATTGCGGCGTTTTTTGGTTTGATGTTTTCTAAATCTAAACCCGGATTGAATTTATTCATGCTGTTTGCTTTCACTTCATTATCAGGGGTTACGCTAGTGCCTTTGTTGGGTATGGTGATTGCAAAAGCTGGTTTAGGAGCGATTTGGCAAGCTTTGGGCATGACAACCATTGTTTTTGGTTTGATGAGCGTGTATGCCCTTAAAACTAAAAACGACTTAGCGAACATGGGTAAAATGCTCTTTATCGCTTTGATTGTGGTGGTGGTGTGTTCGCTTATTAACTTGTTTTTGGGTAGCCCCATGTTCCAGGTTGTCATTGCGGGAGCGAGCACGATTTTATTCAGTCTTTACATCGCTTATGACACCCAAAACATCGTTAAGGGCATGTACGATAGCCCCATTGATGCGGCGGTGAGCTTGTATTTAGACTTTTTGAATGTCTTTATTTCTATCTTGCAAATCATTGGTATTTTTTCAGACAGAGACAAATAG
- a CDS encoding TonB-dependent receptor, producing the protein MNDKRFRKYCSFSIFLSLLGMFELEAKEEERKTERKKDKEKNAQHTLGKVTTQAAKIFNYNNQTTISSKELERRQANQISDMFRRNPNINVGGGAVMAQKIYVRGIEDRLARVTVDGAAQMGASYGHQGNTIIDPGMLKSVVVTKGAAQASAGPMALIGAIKMETKSASDFIPKGKDYAISGAATFLTNFGDRETIMGAYRNHHFDALLYYTHQNIFYYRDGDNAMKNLFDPKADNKVTGSPSEQNNVMAKINGYLSERDTLTLSYNMTRDNANRPLRANFTGTFLPYSCGDFNAFPNEKNPDDCLFENDASLFKTYSVNLVHNVSLNYEREGGSRFGDPKLKINGYTSIRNVQIDPLFRPSDIATIIPFTPNPKLGEENQCVAQGGIYDATKQTCSITFKSLGGGSVVANKNLFIINSGFNANVIHTIDHKNDNLLEYGLNYQNLTTFDKAIPNSELVKPGDAPDACLRVTSPNDPNMNGRCQRNGATANVVGVYAQANYTLHPMVTLGAGTRYDVYTLVDKDWQLHITQGFSPSAALNVSPLENLNFRLSYAYVTRGPMPGGLVWMRQDNLRYNRNLKPEIGQNVEFNTEYSSQYFDFRAAGFVQLISNYINQFSSTLFVTNLPAQDIIYVPGYEVSGTAKYKGFSLGLSVARSWPSLKGRLIADVYELAATTGNVFILTASYTIPRTGLSITWLSRFVTDLSYCSYSPYRNGPTDIDRRSSNCPKTPGIFHVHKPGYGVSSFFITYKPAYKKLEGLSLNAVFNNVFNQQYIDQASPVMSPDEPNQDKYARGMAEPGFNARFEISYKF; encoded by the coding sequence ATGAATGACAAGCGTTTTAGAAAATATTGTAGTTTTTCTATTTTTTTGTCCTTATTAGGAATGTTTGAATTAGAGGCCAAAGAAGAAGAAAGAAAGACAGAAAGAAAAAAGGATAAAGAAAAGAACGCCCAACACACTTTGGGTAAGGTTACCACTCAAGCGGCTAAAATCTTTAATTACAACAACCAGACAACCATTTCAAGTAAGGAATTAGAAAGAAGGCAAGCCAACCAAATCAGCGACATGTTTAGAAGAAACCCCAATATCAATGTGGGCGGAGGCGCGGTTATGGCGCAAAAAATTTACGTGCGCGGTATTGAAGACAGATTGGCTAGGGTTACGGTGGATGGCGCGGCGCAAATGGGCGCAAGCTATGGGCATCAAGGCAATACGATTATTGATCCTGGAATGCTCAAAAGCGTGGTGGTTACTAAGGGGGCGGCTCAAGCGAGCGCTGGGCCTATGGCTTTGATTGGCGCGATCAAAATGGAGACTAAAAGCGCGAGCGATTTTATCCCTAAAGGTAAAGACTACGCCATAAGTGGGGCTGCCACTTTTTTAACCAACTTTGGGGACAGGGAAACCATTATGGGCGCTTATCGTAACCATCATTTTGATGCGCTTTTGTATTACACGCACCAAAATATTTTTTACTATCGTGATGGGGATAATGCGATGAAAAATCTTTTTGACCCTAAAGCGGATAATAAAGTTACAGGGAGTCCTAGCGAGCAAAACAACGTGATGGCTAAGATCAATGGTTATTTGAGCGAAAGAGATACCTTAACGCTCAGCTATAACATGACTAGAGATAACGCTAATCGCCCTTTAAGAGCGAATTTTACCGGCACTTTTTTACCCTATTCTTGCGGCGATTTCAACGCTTTCCCTAACGAGAAAAACCCTGATGATTGCTTGTTTGAAAATGACGCCAGTTTGTTTAAAACTTATAGCGTCAATTTAGTGCATAACGTGAGTTTGAATTATGAAAGAGAAGGGGGGAGTCGTTTTGGTGATCCTAAATTAAAAATCAATGGCTATACAAGTATCAGGAATGTCCAAATTGATCCGCTTTTCAGACCTAGCGATATAGCGACTATCATCCCTTTCACCCCAAACCCAAAACTCGGTGAAGAAAATCAATGCGTGGCGCAAGGGGGCATTTATGACGCTACTAAACAAACCTGCTCCATCACTTTTAAAAGCCTTGGAGGGGGTTCTGTGGTGGCTAATAAAAATTTATTCATCATCAATTCTGGGTTCAATGCGAACGTGATCCACACCATAGATCATAAGAATGACAATCTTTTGGAATACGGGTTGAATTACCAAAACTTAACCACTTTTGATAAGGCGATCCCTAATAGCGAATTAGTCAAACCGGGCGATGCCCCTGATGCGTGCTTAAGGGTTACAAGCCCTAATGATCCCAACATGAACGGGCGTTGCCAACGGAATGGCGCTACGGCGAATGTGGTTGGGGTGTATGCGCAAGCGAATTACACCTTGCATCCTATGGTAACTTTAGGGGCAGGGACTCGTTACGATGTCTATACTTTAGTGGATAAAGACTGGCAATTGCACATAACCCAAGGGTTTAGCCCTAGTGCGGCTTTAAATGTCTCGCCTTTAGAAAATTTGAATTTCAGGCTTTCTTACGCGTATGTAACCAGAGGCCCTATGCCTGGAGGTTTGGTGTGGATGCGTCAAGATAATTTGCGCTACAACCGCAATTTAAAGCCAGAAATCGGGCAAAATGTGGAATTTAATACCGAATACAGCAGTCAGTATTTTGATTTTAGAGCTGCCGGTTTTGTCCAATTGATTTCTAATTACATCAATCAATTTTCTTCAACGCTTTTTGTAACCAACTTGCCCGCACAAGATATTATTTATGTGCCGGGTTATGAAGTTTCAGGGACGGCTAAATACAAGGGCTTTTCTTTAGGCTTGAGCGTGGCGCGATCATGGCCTTCTTTAAAAGGGCGTTTGATCGCTGATGTGTATGAATTGGCGGCTACGACCGGCAATGTGTTTATTTTAACGGCAAGCTATACAATCCCACGCACCGGCCTTAGCATCACTTGGCTTTCACGCTTTGTTACGGATTTGAGTTATTGCTCTTATAGCCCTTATCGTAACGGCCCTACGGATATTGACAGACGGTCTAGTAATTGCCCTAAAACGCCCGGGATTTTTCATGTGCATAAGCCCGGCTATGGGGTGAGCAGTTTCTTTATCACTTATAAGCCCGCTTATAAAAAACTTGAAGGGTTGAGCTTGAACGCTGTGTTTAACAATGTTTTTAACCAACAATATATTGATCAAGCAAGCCCGGTGATGAGCCCTGATGAACCCAATCAAGACAAATACGCAAGGGGCATGGCAGAGCCTGGCTTTAACGCTAGGTTTGAAATTTCTTATAAGTTTTAA
- the hofG gene encoding outer membrane beta-barrel protein HofG gives MRQEKYFLTYSLSLLLCPVEAFDYRFSGRVENFSKIGFNNSQINTKKGIYPTESFIDIVTLAQVKVNLLPKGTENHRLSVSFGGAIAAIPYDKTKYYINQANGKVFGSIVENFIGGYHGYFFNKYLGPAYAGTSQSASYHARPYVVDTAFLRYDYKDVFGFKAGRYEANIDFMSGSNQGWEVYYQPYKTETQRLRFWWWSSFGRGLAFNSWIYEFFATVPYLKKGGNPNNSNDFINYGWHGITTTYSYKGLDAQFFYYFAPKTYNAPGFKLVYDTNRNFENVGFRSQSMIMTTFPLYYRGWYNPETNTYSLEDSTPHGSLLGRNGVTLNIRQVFWWDNFNWSIGFYNTFGNSDAFLGSHTMPRGNNTSYIGSEISITTKHAGMIGYDFWDNTAYDGLADAITNANTFTFYTSVGGIHKRFAWHVFGRVSHANKNALGQVGRANEYSLQFNASYAFTESVLLNFRITYYGARINKGYQAGYFGAPKFNNPDGDFSANYQDRSYMMTNLTLKF, from the coding sequence ATGAGGCAAGAAAAGTATTTTTTGACTTATTCTTTATCGCTTTTATTATGTCCTGTAGAAGCTTTTGATTATCGGTTTAGTGGTCGTGTGGAGAACTTTTCTAAGATTGGTTTTAACAATTCTCAAATCAATACCAAAAAAGGGATTTATCCTACTGAAAGTTTTATAGATATTGTAACTTTAGCGCAAGTCAAAGTCAATTTACTCCCTAAAGGCACCGAAAACCACAGGCTCTCTGTCTCTTTTGGTGGGGCGATTGCAGCCATTCCTTACGATAAGACCAAATATTATATTAACCAGGCTAACGGGAAGGTTTTTGGCTCAATTGTGGAGAATTTCATTGGGGGCTATCATGGATACTTTTTCAATAAGTATCTTGGCCCTGCTTATGCGGGGACTTCTCAATCAGCGAGCTATCATGCAAGGCCTTATGTGGTGGATACCGCTTTTTTACGATACGATTACAAAGATGTTTTTGGGTTTAAAGCGGGGCGTTATGAAGCGAATATTGATTTTATGAGCGGATCGAATCAAGGGTGGGAAGTGTATTATCAGCCCTATAAGACTGAAACGCAAAGGTTAAGGTTTTGGTGGTGGAGTTCTTTTGGGAGAGGTTTAGCGTTTAACTCTTGGATTTATGAGTTTTTTGCGACCGTGCCTTATTTGAAAAAGGGAGGCAATCCTAATAACAGCAACGATTTTATCAACTATGGCTGGCATGGGATCACCACGACTTATTCTTATAAAGGTTTAGACGCTCAATTTTTTTATTATTTTGCGCCTAAGACTTATAACGCTCCTGGTTTTAAGCTAGTCTATGACACGAATAGGAATTTTGAAAATGTGGGCTTTCGCTCTCAAAGCATGATCATGACAACCTTTCCTTTATACTATAGGGGGTGGTATAACCCAGAGACAAACACTTATAGTTTAGAAGACAGCACGCCCCATGGCTCGTTGTTAGGGAGGAATGGCGTTACTTTAAATATCCGCCAGGTTTTTTGGTGGGATAATTTCAACTGGTCCATTGGCTTTTATAACACCTTTGGCAATTCGGACGCTTTTTTAGGCTCTCACACGATGCCAAGGGGGAATAACACTTCCTATATCGGTAGTGAAATCTCCATAACGACTAAGCATGCCGGAATGATTGGCTATGATTTTTGGGATAATACGGCTTATGATGGGTTGGCTGATGCGATCACTAACGCTAACACTTTCACTTTTTACACTTCTGTTGGAGGGATCCATAAGCGTTTTGCATGGCATGTTTTTGGGCGCGTCTCTCATGCGAATAAGAATGCGTTAGGGCAAGTGGGGAGGGCTAATGAATATTCCTTGCAATTCAATGCGAGCTATGCGTTCACTGAATCGGTTCTCCTTAACTTTAGGATCACTTATTATGGGGCTAGGATCAATAAAGGCTATCAAGCAGGGTATTTTGGAGCGCCCAAATTCAATAATCCTGATGGCGACTTTAGCGCGAATTACCAAGACAGAAGTTACATGATGACCAACCTCACGCTGAAGTTTTGA
- a CDS encoding carbamoyl-phosphate synthase large subunit: MPKRTDISNILLIGSGPIVIGQACEFDYSGTQSCKTLKSLGYRVILINSNPATVMTDPEFSHKTYIQPITPENIAAIIKKEKIDAILPTMGGQTALNAVMQMHQKGMLEGVELLGAKIEAIKKGEDRQAFKEAMLKIGMDLPKGRYAYNELEALEAINEIGFPAIIRASFTLAGGGSGVAYNIEEFQELAKNALDASPINEILIEESLLGWKEYEMEVIRDSKDNCIIVCCIENIDPMGVHTGDSITIAPSLTLTDKEYQRMRDASFAILREIGVDTGGSNVQFAIHPETLRMVVIEMNPRVSRSSALASKATGFPIAKVATMLAVGFSLDEIKNDITNTPASFEPSLDYIVVKIPRFAFEKFAGVSSTLGTSMKSIGEVMAIGGNFLEALQKALCSLENNWLGFESLSKDLEAIKKEIRRPNPKRLLYIADAFRLGVCVDEVFELCQIDKWFLSQIQKLVKAEEGINSSVLTDAKKLRGLKNLGFSDARIAVKIKENENLEVSPFEVELARSNLQIAPNFEEVDTCAAEFLSLTPYLYSTYAPNPLPPIGNKQEKQEKKILIIGSGPNRIGQGIEFDYCCVHASFALKDLNIKSVMLNCNPETVSTDYDTSDTLYFEPIHFECVKSIIQRERVDGIIVHFGGQTPLKLAKDLAKMQAPIIGTPFKVIDIAEDREKFSLFLKELDIKQPKNGMAKSVDEAYSIANVIGFPIIVRPSYVLGGQHMQILENIEELRHYLESVTHSLEISPKNPLLIDKFLEKAVELDVDVICDKKEVYIAGILQHIEEAGIHSGDSACFIPSTLSPEILDEIERVSAKIALHLGVVGLLNIQFAVYENSLYLIEVNPRASRTVPFLSKALGVPLAKVATRVMVLEDLKEALKFYDKKNIVEYSNGVYKPKMPHFVALKEAVFPFNKLYGSDLILGPEMKSTGEVMGIARTLGLAFFKAQTACFNPIKNKGLIFVSIKDKDKEEACVLMKRLVQLGFELCATEGTHKALEKAGVESLKVLKISEGRPNVMDLMMNGEISMAINTSDHKSQDDAKLIRASVLKNHVSYFTTLSAIEILILALEESSQKDELLALQDYLK; the protein is encoded by the coding sequence ATGCCTAAACGCACCGATATTTCCAACATTCTACTGATAGGATCAGGCCCTATTGTGATCGGGCAAGCTTGTGAGTTTGACTACTCAGGGACTCAAAGTTGTAAAACCTTAAAATCTTTAGGTTATAGAGTGATCTTAATCAATTCTAACCCGGCCACCGTGATGACTGACCCTGAATTTTCTCATAAAACCTATATCCAACCCATCACCCCAGAAAATATCGCCGCTATCATCAAAAAAGAAAAGATTGACGCTATTTTGCCCACAATGGGCGGGCAAACCGCTTTAAATGCGGTCATGCAGATGCACCAAAAGGGCATGTTAGAAGGCGTGGAGCTTTTAGGGGCTAAGATTGAAGCGATTAAAAAAGGCGAAGACAGGCAAGCGTTCAAAGAAGCGATGTTAAAAATCGGGATGGATTTGCCTAAAGGGCGTTACGCTTATAACGAGTTAGAAGCCCTAGAAGCCATTAATGAAATTGGCTTTCCAGCCATTATTAGAGCGAGTTTCACGCTGGCTGGGGGAGGGAGTGGGGTCGCTTATAATATTGAAGAGTTTCAAGAATTGGCTAAAAACGCCCTAGACGCTTCGCCCATTAATGAAATTTTGATTGAAGAGTCCTTGTTGGGATGGAAAGAATATGAAATGGAAGTCATACGAGACAGCAAGGATAATTGCATCATTGTGTGTTGCATTGAAAATATTGACCCCATGGGCGTTCATACCGGCGATAGCATCACCATCGCTCCAAGCCTCACCTTAACCGATAAAGAATACCAACGCATGCGCGATGCGAGCTTTGCGATTTTGAGAGAAATTGGCGTGGATACGGGCGGGAGTAATGTGCAATTTGCGATCCACCCAGAGACTTTAAGAATGGTTGTGATTGAAATGAACCCACGAGTGAGCCGCAGCTCCGCATTAGCTTCAAAAGCGACCGGGTTTCCCATTGCAAAAGTCGCTACCATGCTTGCGGTGGGTTTTAGTTTAGATGAAATTAAAAACGATATTACCAACACCCCGGCGAGTTTTGAGCCTAGTTTGGATTATATCGTGGTGAAAATCCCTCGCTTTGCGTTTGAAAAATTTGCCGGTGTTTCTAGCACTTTAGGGACTTCTATGAAAAGCATTGGCGAAGTGATGGCGATAGGGGGGAATTTCTTAGAAGCCTTACAAAAAGCGTTATGCTCTTTGGAAAACAATTGGCTAGGGTTTGAATCGTTGAGCAAAGATTTAGAAGCGATAAAAAAGGAAATCCGCCGGCCCAATCCCAAACGCTTGCTTTATATCGCTGATGCGTTCAGGCTCGGCGTTTGCGTGGATGAAGTGTTTGAATTGTGCCAGATTGACAAGTGGTTTTTATCTCAAATTCAAAAGCTAGTCAAAGCAGAAGAGGGCATCAATTCTAGCGTTTTAACGGACGCCAAAAAATTAAGAGGGCTTAAAAATTTAGGCTTTAGCGATGCCAGGATTGCCGTTAAAATCAAAGAAAATGAAAATTTAGAGGTGAGTCCTTTTGAAGTGGAATTAGCTAGATCTAATTTACAAATCGCGCCCAATTTTGAAGAAGTGGACACTTGCGCGGCGGAGTTTTTATCGCTCACGCCTTATTTGTATTCCACCTATGCCCCTAATCCTTTGCCCCCTATTGGAAACAAACAAGAAAAACAAGAAAAGAAAATCCTAATCATAGGCTCTGGGCCTAACCGCATCGGTCAAGGCATTGAATTTGATTATTGTTGCGTGCATGCGAGCTTTGCTTTAAAAGATTTAAACATTAAAAGCGTCATGCTCAATTGCAATCCAGAAACGGTTAGCACGGATTATGACACGAGCGATACGCTCTATTTTGAACCCATTCATTTTGAGTGCGTGAAAAGCATCATTCAAAGGGAGCGCGTGGATGGCATTATCGTGCATTTTGGAGGACAAACCCCTTTAAAACTCGCTAAAGATCTAGCTAAAATGCAAGCCCCCATTATTGGCACGCCTTTTAAAGTGATTGATATTGCTGAAGATAGAGAAAAATTTTCCCTCTTTTTAAAAGAGCTTGACATTAAGCAGCCCAAAAACGGCATGGCTAAGAGTGTTGATGAAGCTTATAGCATCGCTAATGTGATTGGTTTCCCTATTATCGTGCGCCCTAGTTATGTGCTAGGCGGTCAACACATGCAAATTTTAGAAAATATTGAAGAATTGCGCCATTATTTAGAAAGCGTTACGCATTCTTTGGAGATTAGCCCTAAAAATCCGCTCCTCATTGATAAGTTTTTAGAAAAAGCGGTGGAATTAGATGTGGATGTTATTTGCGATAAAAAAGAGGTCTATATTGCCGGCATTTTACAGCATATTGAAGAAGCCGGTATCCATTCAGGCGACTCTGCATGCTTTATCCCTTCCACTCTAAGCCCTGAAATTTTAGATGAAATTGAGCGAGTGAGCGCGAAAATCGCTCTGCATTTAGGCGTAGTAGGGCTATTGAATATCCAATTTGCTGTTTATGAAAATTCGCTGTATTTGATTGAAGTCAATCCTAGAGCCAGCAGAACCGTGCCTTTTTTAAGCAAGGCTTTAGGCGTTCCTTTAGCCAAAGTGGCGACTAGGGTTATGGTGTTAGAAGATTTGAAAGAAGCCTTGAAGTTTTATGATAAAAAAAATATCGTAGAGTATTCTAATGGCGTTTATAAGCCTAAAATGCCCCATTTTGTGGCTTTAAAAGAAGCGGTTTTCCCTTTTAATAAACTTTATGGATCGGATTTGATTTTGGGGCCTGAGATGAAAAGCACCGGTGAAGTGATGGGGATTGCTAGAACTTTAGGGCTTGCATTTTTTAAGGCTCAAACGGCTTGCTTTAACCCCATTAAAAACAAGGGGCTTATTTTTGTTTCTATTAAAGATAAGGATAAAGAAGAAGCGTGCGTTTTAATGAAACGATTGGTTCAGTTAGGTTTTGAATTGTGCGCCACAGAAGGCACGCATAAGGCTTTGGAAAAAGCCGGTGTGGAGTCTTTAAAAGTGCTTAAAATTTCCGAAGGCCGCCCCAATGTCATGGATTTGATGATGAATGGGGAAATCAGCATGGCTATCAACACCAGCGATCACAAATCTCAAGATGACGCCAAACTCATACGCGCTTCTGTGCTTAAAAACCATGTGAGTTATTTCACGACTTTAAGCGCGATAGAAATCTTAATTTTAGCGTTAGAAGAAAGTTCTCAAAAAGACGAGTTGTTAGCCTTACAAGATTATTTGAAGTAA
- a CDS encoding outer membrane protein, which translates to MKQNLKPFKMIKENLMTQSQKVRFLAPLSLALSLSFNPVGAEEDGGFMTFGYELGQVVQQVKNPGKIKAEELAGLLNSNTTNNTNINIAGTGGNVAGTLGNLFMNQLGNLIDLYPTLNTTNITQCGATNSGSSGATAAAATSNSPCFQGNLALYNEMVGSIKTLSQNINKNIFQGNNNTTSQNLSNQLSELNTASVYLTYMNSFLNANNQAGGIFQNNTNQAYGNGVTAQQIAYILKQASITMGPSGDSGAAAAFLDAALAQHVFNSANAGNDLSAKEFTSLVQNIVNNSQNALTLANNANISNSTGYQVSYGGNIDQARSTQLLNNTTNTLAKVTALNNELKANPWLGNFAAGNSSQVNAFNGFITKIGYKQFFGENKNVGLRYYGFFSYNGAGVGNGPTYNQVNLLTYGVGTDVLYNVFSRSFGSRSLNAGFFGGIQLAGDTYISTLRNSPQLASRPTATKFQFLFDLGLRMNFGILKKDLKSHNQHSIEIGVQIPTIYNTYYKAGGAEVKYFRPYSVYWVYGYAF; encoded by the coding sequence ATGAAACAAAATTTAAAGCCATTCAAAATGATTAAGGAAAATTTAATGACACAATCTCAAAAAGTAAGATTCTTAGCCCCTTTAAGCCTAGCGTTAAGCTTGAGCTTCAATCCAGTGGGCGCTGAAGAAGATGGGGGCTTTATGACCTTTGGGTATGAATTAGGTCAGGTGGTCCAACAAGTGAAAAACCCGGGTAAAATCAAAGCCGAAGAATTAGCAGGCCTGTTAAACTCTAATACGACAAACAACACCAATATCAATATTGCAGGCACAGGAGGCAATGTCGCCGGGACTTTGGGCAACCTCTTTATGAACCAATTAGGCAATTTGATTGATTTGTATCCCACTTTGAACACTACCAATATCACACAATGTGGTGCTACTAATAGTGGTAGTAGTGGTGCGACCGCAGCCGCCGCTACTAGCAATAGCCCTTGTTTCCAAGGTAACCTGGCTCTTTATAACGAAATGGTTGGCTCTATCAAAACTTTGAGTCAAAACATCAACAAGAATATCTTTCAAGGCAACAACAACACCACGAGCCAAAACCTCTCCAACCAGCTCAGCGAGCTTAACACCGCTAGCGTTTATTTGACTTACATGAACTCGTTCTTAAACGCCAATAACCAAGCGGGTGGGATTTTTCAAAACAACACTAATCAAGCTTACGGGAATGGGGTTACCGCCCAACAAATCGCTTATATCCTAAAGCAAGCTTCAATCACTATGGGGCCAAGCGGTGATAGCGGGGCTGCCGCAGCGTTTTTAGACGCCGCTTTAGCCCAACATGTCTTCAACTCGGCTAACGCTGGGAATGATTTGAGCGCTAAGGAATTCACTAGCTTGGTGCAAAACATCGTCAATAATTCTCAAAACGCTTTAACGCTAGCCAACAACGCTAACATCAGCAATTCAACCGGCTATCAAGTGAGCTATGGCGGGAATATTGATCAAGCGCGCTCTACCCAACTGTTAAACAACACCACAAACACTTTGGCTAAAGTTACCGCTCTAAACAACGAGCTTAAAGCTAACCCATGGCTTGGGAATTTCGCTGCCGGTAACAGCTCTCAAGTGAATGCGTTTAACGGGTTTATCACTAAAATCGGTTATAAGCAATTCTTTGGAGAAAACAAGAATGTGGGCTTACGCTACTACGGCTTCTTCAGCTATAATGGCGCGGGCGTGGGTAATGGCCCTACTTACAATCAAGTCAATCTGCTCACTTATGGGGTGGGGACTGATGTGCTTTACAATGTGTTTAGCCGCTCTTTTGGTAGCCGAAGTCTTAATGCGGGCTTCTTTGGGGGGATCCAACTCGCAGGGGACACTTACATCAGCACGCTAAGAAACAGCCCTCAACTTGCGAGCAGACCTACAGCGACGAAATTCCAATTCTTGTTTGACTTGGGCTTACGCATGAACTTTGGTATCTTGAAAAAAGACCTAAAAAGCCACAACCAGCATTCTATAGAAATCGGTGTGCAAATCCCTACGATTTATAACACTTACTATAAAGCTGGCGGTGCTGAAGTAAAATACTTCCGCCCTTATAGCGTGTATTGGGTCTATGGCTACGCCTTCTAA
- a CDS encoding Sua5 YciO YrdC YwlC family protein, with protein MALVYLVQSDTTIGLLSKDSEKLNALKNRPKNQSVLIESADFSTLKSLVRAPNAFKSLIRRSAKTTFIYPNSKAVRVVRGRHGDFLKRFKTLYSTSANLTQCAYDKEIAFSLADVIVSDERGLFESSSSKIFRLYKNKKVRIR; from the coding sequence ATGGCGTTAGTGTATCTCGTTCAAAGCGATACCACTATAGGACTGCTTTCTAAAGATAGCGAAAAGCTCAACGCCTTAAAAAATCGCCCTAAAAACCAAAGCGTTTTAATAGAAAGCGCTGATTTTAGCACCCTAAAAAGCCTGGTGCGCGCGCCCAACGCGTTTAAAAGCCTCATTAGAAGAAGCGCTAAAACTACTTTTATTTATCCTAACTCTAAGGCCGTTCGTGTGGTTAGGGGCAGGCATGGGGATTTTTTAAAGCGTTTTAAAACGCTCTATAGCACCTCAGCCAACCTCACCCAATGCGCTTATGATAAAGAAATCGCTTTTAGTCTCGCTGATGTCATTGTGAGCGATGAAAGGGGTTTGTTTGAAAGCTCTAGCTCTAAAATATTCAGGCTTTATAAAAATAAAAAAGTGAGAATAAGATAA
- the gap gene encoding type I glyceraldehyde-3-phosphate dehydrogenase yields MKIFINGFGRIGRCVLRAILERSDTNSHLEVVGINDPANWEILAYLLEHDSAHGLLFKEVRYSNHKLIIGSLEIPVFNSIKDLKGVDVIIECSGKFLEPKTLENYLLLGAKKVLLSAPFIGEYDEQQYPTLVYGVNHFLYQNQAIVSNASCTTNAIAPICAILDKAFNIKEGMLTTIHSYTSDQKLIDLAHPLDKRRSRAAASNIIPTTTKAALALHKVLPNLKNKMHGHSVRVPSLDVSMIDLSLFLEKKAPKDPINELLIEASKGVLKGVLEIDLKERVSSDFISNPNSVIIAPDLTFTLENMVKIMGWYDNEWGYSNRLVDMAQFMYHY; encoded by the coding sequence ATGAAAATTTTTATCAATGGATTTGGCCGCATTGGGAGATGCGTTTTAAGAGCAATCTTAGAGCGTAGCGATACAAACTCTCATTTAGAAGTGGTAGGCATCAATGACCCTGCTAATTGGGAAATCCTGGCTTATCTTTTAGAGCATGACAGCGCGCATGGGTTGCTTTTTAAAGAAGTGCGTTACTCTAATCATAAGCTTATTATCGGCTCGTTAGAGATCCCTGTTTTTAATAGTATCAAAGACTTGAAAGGCGTGGATGTTATCATAGAGTGTTCAGGGAAGTTTTTAGAGCCTAAAACGCTAGAAAATTACCTTTTGCTTGGGGCTAAAAAGGTGTTGTTATCCGCTCCCTTTATCGGCGAATACGATGAACAACAATACCCCACTTTGGTGTATGGGGTCAATCATTTTCTTTATCAAAACCAAGCCATTGTTTCTAACGCCTCTTGCACGACTAACGCTATCGCGCCCATTTGCGCGATCTTAGATAAAGCTTTTAATATTAAAGAGGGCATGCTAACGACCATTCATAGCTACACGAGCGATCAAAAACTCATTGATTTAGCCCACCCTTTGGATAAACGGCGCTCCAGAGCGGCCGCAAGCAACATTATCCCCACCACCACTAAAGCCGCTCTAGCCTTGCATAAAGTGTTACCCAATCTCAAAAATAAAATGCATGGGCATAGCGTGAGGGTGCCTAGCCTTGATGTGTCCATGATAGATTTGAGTTTGTTTTTAGAAAAAAAAGCCCCTAAAGATCCGATCAATGAATTATTGATTGAAGCTTCCAAAGGGGTTTTAAAAGGCGTGTTAGAAATAGATTTAAAAGAAAGGGTGAGTTCTGATTTCATTTCTAACCCTAATAGCGTTATCATCGCGCCTGATTTGACTTTCACGCTAGAGAATATGGTCAAAATCATGGGGTGGTATGATAATGAATGGGGGTATTCTAATCGTTTGGTGGATATGGCGCAGTTTATGTATCATTATTAA